One part of the Haliotis asinina isolate JCU_RB_2024 chromosome 2, JCU_Hal_asi_v2, whole genome shotgun sequence genome encodes these proteins:
- the LOC137274672 gene encoding ankyrin-1-like: protein MADCTSDDWLHKLCMSIKSNDTDMVRELLNTKPDVNKVWEKEQITPLSLASSLGNIELVRVLICAGADVNLAGPDGKTALHHTCSVEERKPELFDILEVLLQSAQNINTDKKDNMECTPLFYACQSDDVKIVQRLIGEGCDVNVSTMEGDTPLKVSCRNAEFRFFWKGRSDLGGKEDFRPSSFPPVQITKLLLQAGANPCEATFLPTAVQFSAVDLVIELLDLGMDVNMQDDNQRSPLGCACSSSNVDPKVVKLLLDRGADVNKGGGWKKQKPLIFAYVHNSVEKIRLLLSYGAKVTDEEMTELVSMTLSKSFLENPDIVGPKSKELVAWRLLFAAGFRPQVDALQVKRHNLRVMSSYDSISEWIDDCFFYPVRSLKECCRVTIRQNVHPIIDEKIELLPLPPQLKAFLQFSEFNS, encoded by the coding sequence ATGGCTGACTGTACCAGTGATGATTGGCTGCACAAGCTGTGCATGTCCATCAAGAGCAATGACACAGATATGGTCAGAGAATTGCTGAACACCAAGCCTGATGTCAACAAGGTTTGGGAGAAGGAGCAGATAACTCCACTCAGCCTTGCAAGCTCTCTTGGCAACATTGAACTTGTCCGTGTACTGATCTGTGCAGGAGCAGACGTGAACCTGGCAGGCCCTGACGGCAAGACAGCCTTGCATCACACTTGCAGTGTAGAGGAGAGGAAGCCTGAACTGTTTGATATTCTGGAGGTGCTGTTACAGTCTGCACagaacatcaacactgacaagAAGGATAATATGGAATGTACTCCCTTGTTCTATGCATGTCAGTCGGATGATGTGAAGATTGTTCAAAGGTTGATAGGCGAAGGATGTGATGTGAATGTTTCCACAATGGAGGGAGACACCCCACTGAAAGTGTCGTGCCGAAATGCAGAGTTTCGCTTCTTCTGGAAAGGCAGAAGTGACTTAGGGGGAAAAGAAGACTTTCGACCAAGCTCTTTCCCACCAGTCCAGATAACCAAACTGCTGTTACAAGCTGGAGCTAATCCTTGTGAAGCTACCTTCTTGCCCACAGCCGTACAGTTCTCTGCTGTTGACTTGGTGATTGAGTTGCTTGACTTGGGAATGGATGTCAATATGCAGGACGACAATCAGAGATCCCCTCTTGGTTGTGCCTGTTCTTCCTCCAATGTGGACCCTAAAGTTGTAAAACTTCTCCTTGACCGGGGAGCAGATGTCAATAAAGGAGGTGGATGGAAAAAACAAAAGCCTTTGATTTTTGCTTATGTGCACAATTCTGTTGAGAAAATCAGGCTCCTGCTTTCTTATGGAGCAAAGGTCACAGATGAGGAAATGACAGAACTTGTTTCAATGACCTTGTCAAAATCTTTCCTTGAAAATCCTGATATTgtgggtcctaagagtaaagagcTGGTAGCTTGGCGTCTGCTGTTTGCAGCAGGTTTCCGACCACAGGTTGATGCTCTACAAgtcaaaaggcacaacctgCGTGTCATGAGCAGTTATGACAGTATATCAGAATGGATCGATGACTGTTTCTTCTACCCAGTGAGATCCCTAAAGGAGTGTTGTCGGGTCACCATTCGACAAAATGTGCATCCGATAATCGATGAAAAAATTGAACTCCTACCTCTTCCACCACAACTAAAAGCGTTTTTGCAATTTTCTGAATTCAATAGTTAA